In the Zingiber officinale cultivar Zhangliang chromosome 5A, Zo_v1.1, whole genome shotgun sequence genome, ACAGCAAAATTTAGCATCGAGTGCGCGAGCAAGATgcttaaggatttttttttttctttttgtcatTCTTTCTAATCCTTGTTCCAATGTCTCTGTTGATAGGGATTTGTGGCTGCAAATCGGTTAATCCATCTCTTCTTTTTTCTTGAGAATTGCAcattgagtttgacttatattttCCTTGTcgatcttcatcatcatcatccactCTGTCATTTGTCTGAGTCTGAAGATTCAGAAATCAGCCAGTGACCTCCTTTGGCAGTTGAATCTTAAGTTATTGCGTAGCTGATATTGAATCTAGTGGCAATAGATGATTAAGTGCATATGAAGGATCACATATTGGAGGAATATCTTACTTTTTTCGACTCCGGTAAAATGGATAAATCCCACAGATCGGCACCGAAGAAGCATGGAGATGGTAAGGACTCAACTATCAATGCTGCTCAAGTTTTCATTTCAGAAGAGATTGAAGAGTTTATTGcaatttattcaaaaaaaaaaaaaatcttctctcTTTACTCTCTTTGCTAAGTTCTTGTCGATCATGGTAGGTTTCGAAGCTCCCCGGAATAGCTTGGACATATCCAGTGCATCTAGAGGGTATCACTGTGTCACTGGAGATGTTCAGGTAAATTCTCCACCTTGTATTTGCATATCATGCATATGTTATTGTCAAATTCTCGATCTAATACGAGTACTCTTTGAACAATTGTCCCAATGGAAACTCTACGAAGAGGTTGATTGATGGAGAGACATCTAGTTCTAGGCAAACAAGTGATAGATCTGTTGGACCGAGTGTCGTTGCCCGATTAATGGGAATGAACTCAATTCCAGAACAAAGTCTGAAAGTTCACACAAAGGAACATGAAATCTATAGATCAAGAAGATTGATGGAAGCAAGCAAAGCCACCGTGAGTTCTACATCCTCTAGGGAATCAAAGGACAGCTTACTCGTAAATAGTAAAGGAAGACATTCAAAAGCTGAGAGCAGAGGAAAGCCACACCGACGACAACATCCACAAGAAGAGCAGCTGAAGAAGTTCAAGGTGGAGTTTGAGGCATGGCAGGCTTCCAAGTTATGGGAACATTCAAAGCAACTGAAACATAAGACAGATGGAGATGGCATGGATTACCAAACCCTCCTTGCACAAGAAATTCTGTGCAAGGAAAAAATGGCTAAGTATTTGGATACCAATAAAAAAGTGACCGAAAAGAATCCCACCGGCCTCATAGCTCAAGGAAAACAAATAATTGATACAAAAGAAGAGGTCAGTTTTGATTGCTTCCGAGTTACTAAGACTGATAGGAAACAAGAGAGAACTAATTCAGCTACACGAATAGTGATACTGAAGCCTAATTTTGAGAGGATTGACGGCGACGAGGAGCAATTAGCTGCATCCTCTGATCAGTTTGGGAAGGAAAATAGCATGGAAGATTTTCTTGAAGAGGTGAAGCAAAGGCTCAGAACTGAAGTTCAAGGAAGGAGTAGAAACAATTTTGTATCAAGAGGAAATGTAGTGAGGACTTCATTTGATGAAAGCGCGATGAATCCAAAACAAATTGCTCATGACATAGCAAAACAGATAAGGGAAAGTGTGACCAGAGACATGGGAATGAATCTGTTGCGATCAAACTCAACTAGAACTGTTAGGAGTGACATGCAAATTAGTCCGGTTGACTCACCGGAGTTCATTGGAAGAGATATGAGGAAATTTCTATCCCAGAAATCAAAGAATGTGCTAAAAAATGAGTTACTTTTGGAGAATCCTTTAACTATCCATGGAGATTCAGGTGCTTCCTCcaacaaaggaaagaaaatatcAAAGTTGATATCTGATTTCTCAGACAAAGTGAATGAATCAGATCCAAGTCCAACTCAGAAATTTCTGACAATCAACTCAGATTCAGAACCACAACGGAACCTGATCAGATCATTTTCTGCACCAATGTCTGGAACAGATTTCGGGAAGCTCCTCTTAGAGGACCAGCATATTGCTTCTGCTCAAATTCACAGGAAGCATGAACCATCTGATAATAATTTTTCAgaaacaaggaaacaaagaaAGGATAGTTTTAACTTGAAAGGAACAGTTTCCAATCTAAAACATAATTTAAATCTTAAAGGAATGTTGTTTGGGAGAAAGAATCAGCCAATAAAGGAATCAACTCAAGGCAAATTCATTTCAGTAGACAAAACAGCCATGGCTCAGGCAAGGCTGTTCTTAACTTTGTCGAAACTAGTTTATCTGCTATTAGCAACTTGTATCATTGTTTTGATGCAAACTATTTGTTCTCAGGAGAAATCTACAGAGGTGCCTTCCAGTCCAGCATCTGTATCAAGAAATTCTGAAGAGTTTTGTAGGCAAGACAACCCGAGTCCGATATCACCACTGGAGGTCATGGAATACCACAATTCACCCTGTATCTCTGAAGAGTTGAGTTCCAATGCTCCAGGAAGAGGTAGAAGTTATCATCTGTTTTGAGTGCACTTAATTCAAACTAGAATTGTGTTCTCAAGACTTGAAGTTGTTTCATCTTATCTAAAGTAGCTTTTGTCACATGCTATAATCTTAACACCTCTATTGCTGAACTAGATTTATCAGAAAATCTTGAGCATGGTGGAGCTGAAATGACAGTAGGAGAGCAGCCTCCAATGCAAGAAATAACTAACATGGAGAACAAGGATGCGACTCACTTGCATGATATCCTTGCAACTGCTGGGTTTTATGAGGATGAGCCAATCTCATACCAAGATTTTGAAATGGAAGAAGCATACAGCAAACGCGGCAAGGTGGATACTTATTCTTCGATACCTCGCAATGATGATGTAACTATACGACACAAACTTCTATTTGACTTGGTGAATGAGTCTATGCAAAGTCTGCTCGGTCCGAATCTAAAATGCTCCATGTTCAAGAGATGGATTCTAGGCCCAACTTTCTCatcacaaggaaaaagattgTTGGAAGACTTGTGGAATCAGATTCAGTTGCTCTTAAATTCCTCAGTTGATGGTTCTAATGCTCCAAATAGCATGGTGGCTCAAGATTTGAAGATGACAACTTGGCCAACGATGTCGTACGAAGACATGGATGTTGTAGGAAGGCAGATCGAGAGGGTCATTCTACTGAACTTGATCGACGATATTGTGAGAGAAATGTGTCTTCGGAGCAACTAGATAGAAAATAGGTACTAGGGAAAAAGCTAATTGATTGTAATGTTTGTGCAGTCCTCTTCCATTTAGAAGAATCTTTTCCACATTGCAGCCatagtaaaataaatttttgaggaAAAAGTTGATTGATGTTGTAGTGAGAAAGATGACTGGCTAAAATGGGAAATTGTATGTGTGAATCATTGGTTTCTCTTGCTTAACTAATTGAAGACTCCTAAGAAACTAGCATACTCTTGGAAACTAAatgggcaaaaatcaaaagggctTCTTCCTATTGGTATCGTGAAGGGAGTGCCCCTTTTTTccccttttttcttttctttttctaaaaaatcGAGCAGTGCTTCATCCTATATTTTATTTGAAGAATATCTTTATTCCGAGTAACACTTCAGGGGCATATAGGTTCCAACATAGAAAAATTACTCTaactaaacaaaattaaaactactATATAAAAAATACTTTTATTATCAACTCTATTAAAATTagttaaatattattataataattatgattctTAATCATCATCATTGTAAATAATGAATCAGATAAGATCAAATCTGAAACGACTAATTTcatcctataaaaatttttcattggCCGCTAGTATGAGTTGGAAAGGACTCGCGGCAAACAGTTCAAAAACTCAGTATCCAATGATATAATAATCAACTGCTATAATAAtattgatataattttttttttctacctGCCGTTTTTTTATAAAAGCATTTTAAATCCATTCTAATCTTGTCATTAGGTGGGGAGACAACGTGGTTTGAAGAAATATTACTCCTAACAAATTGAAGTTTAATCCAGCATTATTGTGGTACGactaaaatttaactaaaattaaaaacaatttcaaatTCAGAAACTGTCTTTAAAAACTAGCTTAAATTGgactgtgtttttttttcttcaattttttcataatttaatttttctaaaaaggtTTTGGTGTCTTTGTTCGTTTTCTCCACTAGTTTTTCTACTTTCCTACGCGCAATTTGGCTCCGAGTTGGAGGTAGACGAACCAGCCGCCGGAGCGAATTCGTCAAAAGGCTCGCCTTCGATCCACCGTCTGCGTTCTCCTTGGCTTGCTCCGGTGGTTGGTGTTTCCGATTTCCCCCGCTTTGGATTCTTCCGTTGTCGATTAGAGAGGATGCTTCTGTGGTCTTGATTGCAAACAGATACAAATTCGTCTCTTTGCTTATTGGCAACTTGGCGCATCCTCTGGTGGTCAGTTATTGAGGTACGGATTCAGTAGGTTTTCCTTGCTGGCGGTCGAAGCGATTTGGCTGATGGATGCCGTTCCTGAGAGTTCACCGGCGCGAAATCTGTCTGATGGGGCTGCCGATTTGGATTTTCTGGATCAGTTTTTCTCTGGAGATGGCTGGTTGGAATTTCCTGAATTCCTTGATGAATTCCAATCTGATACGCCTAAATCCATCAGCCCCTTCAACCCTATGAGCTTTTCGCCGCTTTTTGAGGTCAACGATAACAACCCTAATCCGGGTATGCTGGAGACCTGTTATCGAGAAGGCATAGGGAAGCCAGATGCATCTACGTGTCTTCCCGGGGATGAATACATGAACGAGAATCTAAGCTCGGAGACAAGAACGAGTTGGCAGATTCAACCAGGGGCTTCCAGTTTCTCTGTGGAAGAGAAAATCGTACGGGTACTTGATCACTTCAAGGAGATCCAAAGGGATGGAGAAGTACTAGTTCAGTTATGGGTGCCTGTGAAGAGAGGAGACCAGATGTTTCTTACAACGTACGGTCAACCTTTCTCACTCGACCCGAATTGTGAGAGACTTGTAAACTATCGACAAGTCTCCACCAGCTATCAGTTCTCAGCCGAAGAGAGCTCTGGAAAGGCATTAGGGTTGCCTGGTCGAGTATTTATAGGAAGATTGCCTGAGTGGACACCAGATGTTCGATACTTTAACAGCTATGAGTACCCACGTGTGGACTATGCACAGCGGTTTGGAATACGTGGAAGTATAGGAATTCCTGTTTTTGATCATGGTCGTCGTTCTTGCTTGGGAGTTGTGGAAGTTATCATGACAACTCAGAAAATAAACTACACGTTTGAGCTTGAGAAAATTTGCAATGCTCTGCAGGTTATTCTTTTCCATTCTTGTTCTTTATTCTTAAGCTTTTATGATCTCTCCTTTCGAATTATCCTTTTCAGACTGAAATAGTATATTTCTATCTGCCTCCTATTCcagagtttttttttcttgtttgtcTCTTCGAGTTGAAGTTTGTTTCGTTTTCTTTGTTTTGTGAAATTTTGCTGAAAAATGCTAAAATTTGCAGGAAGTAGATCTTAGTAGTTCTTCAACAGTGATTGTTCCACAGATTAAGGTGAGCTAGTAGAGTGCACAAGTATCATGATTGAGTTCCTATTGATCATAGacgctgatttttttttttttttgcctgttACTAGGTGAGTAGTGATTCTTACCAAGCAGCTGTATCTGAGATTCTGGAGGTCCTAAAAACTGTTTGCAAGATTCACATGTTACCATTAGCTCAAACTTGGGTACTATGCACACAACAAGGTAAAAAAGGCTTCCGCCATTCTGATGAAAACTATAGGGAATGTGTCTCCACTGCTGATGCTGCTTGTTATGTAAATGACCCTTCTATGATTGATTTTTATGAGGCCTGCTCTGAGTATCACTTGCTAAAAGGACAAGGTATTGTTGGTAGAGCTTTCATCACAAATCAACCATGCTTTTTTCCGGATGTTACCACTTTCAGTAAGACAGAGTATCCGCTTGTTCACCATGCAAAGTTGTTTGGTTTGAAAGGTGCTGTTGCAATACGCCTTCGGAGTATTCTTACTGGAAATGCTGATTTTGTATTGGAGTTCTTTCTCCCTACAAATTGCTTACTGATTGAAGACCAAA is a window encoding:
- the LOC121980096 gene encoding uncharacterized protein LOC121980096 — encoded protein: MKDHILEEYLTFFDSGKMDKSHRSAPKKHGDGFEAPRNSLDISSASRGYHCVTGDVQRLIDGETSSSRQTSDRSVGPSVVARLMGMNSIPEQSLKVHTKEHEIYRSRRLMEASKATVSSTSSRESKDSLLVNSKGRHSKAESRGKPHRRQHPQEEQLKKFKVEFEAWQASKLWEHSKQLKHKTDGDGMDYQTLLAQEILCKEKMAKYLDTNKKVTEKNPTGLIAQGKQIIDTKEEVSFDCFRVTKTDRKQERTNSATRIVILKPNFERIDGDEEQLAASSDQFGKENSMEDFLEEVKQRLRTEVQGRSRNNFVSRGNVVRTSFDESAMNPKQIAHDIAKQIRESVTRDMGMNLLRSNSTRTVRSDMQISPVDSPEFIGRDMRKFLSQKSKNVLKNELLLENPLTIHGDSGASSNKGKKISKLISDFSDKVNESDPSPTQKFLTINSDSEPQRNLIRSFSAPMSGTDFGKLLLEDQHIASAQIHRKHEPSDNNFSETRKQRKDSFNLKGTVSNLKHNLNLKGMLFGRKNQPIKESTQGKFISVDKTAMAQARLFLTLSKLVYLLLATCIIVLMQTIFL
- the LOC121982145 gene encoding uncharacterized protein LOC121982145 — its product is MEYHNSPCISEELSSNAPGRDLSENLEHGGAEMTVGEQPPMQEITNMENKDATHLHDILATAGFYEDEPISYQDFEMEEAYSKRGKVDTYSSIPRNDDVTIRHKLLFDLVNESMQSLLGPNLKCSMFKRWILGPTFSSQGKRLLEDLWNQIQLLLNSSVDGSNAPNSMVAQDLKMTTWPTMSYEDMDVVGRQIERVILLNLIDDIVREMCLRSN